The genomic interval ACTTGCCGGTGACGACCTCGTATCCCGCCTCCTCGGCCTGCGCCGCGGACATGCCGATCGACGCGACTTCCGGGTGGCAGTACCCGACGGAGGGGATGTTCCCGTACGTCATCGGGTGGTTGGCCACGCCGGCGATATGCTCGGCGGCGACGATGCCCTCGTGCGACCCGACGTGCGCCAGCATCGGCTGCCCGGCCACGTCCCCGATCGCGTAGACGCCGGGCTGGTTCGTGCGGCACCACTCGTCGATCCGGATGAAGCCGTCCTCGATCGCGACCCCGTTCTTCTCGAGGTCGAGATTCTCGGTCACGGGCCGCCGTCCGACGGCCATGAGCACCAGACCCGTCTCCTCGGCCGTCTCGCTGCCGTCCGGGTTCACGACCGTGAGGACCATCGGGCTCGCGTCGCGATCCAGGTGCTTGACGCGGGTGTTCGTGAGATTGCGGATCCCCCGCTTCTTGAACGAGCGTTCGAGCGCCTTTCCGATCTCGGGATCCTCGAGCGGCACGAGCGTGTCGAGCGCCTCGATGAGCGTGACGTCGACGCCGAAGGCGTTGAAGACATCGGCGAACTCGACCCCCACGAATCCGGCCCCGACGATCGCCATCTTCGCCGGGAGTTCCTGGAGACC from Candidatus Palauibacter australiensis carries:
- a CDS encoding FAD-dependent oxidoreductase; amino-acid sequence: LQHHGARMGVKPVEVEYDFSAAVKRSRIITRKLTAGVKYLLGKNKVEIVQGRGRLAGAGRVAVETEDGETREIATRNVVFATGSVMNTFPGFELDGEKVIGSREALGLQELPAKMAIVGAGFVGVEFADVFNAFGVDVTLIEALDTLVPLEDPEIGKALERSFKKRGIRNLTNTRVKHLDRDASPMVLTVVNPDGSETAEETGLVLMAVGRRPVTENLDLEKNGVAIEDGFIRIDEWCRTNQPGVYAIGDVAGQPMLAHVGSHEGIVAAEHIAGVANHPMTYGNIPSVGYCHPEVASIGMSAAQAEEAGYEVVTGKYPLGAHGRALTAESADGFVKIVADAKYGEVLGVHMIGHNVSELVAEVGMARELEATLDELVRHAHAHPSMAEAVMEAAFAALGRSIHM